The following coding sequences lie in one Arachis stenosperma cultivar V10309 chromosome 5, arast.V10309.gnm1.PFL2, whole genome shotgun sequence genomic window:
- the LOC130979440 gene encoding uncharacterized protein LOC130979440 → MGTGQQFSQHLVKCIEANMKTARCFTVTLYDRDNSEFTVAETTPTGSFSLGTYRALHFPCQHALACCAYSRVTWTSYVHSVYQISSVFNVYRMGFTPPIPEDFWPPYDGPTVIPDPAMRRAREGRPRSTRIRTNMDEADPNRPKRCGLCRQPGHTRRSCPQVAGSSQTGHH, encoded by the exons ATGGGAACAGGACAACAATTCAGTCAGCATTTGGTGAAGTGTATTGAGGCCAACATGAAGACGGCCAGGTGCTTCACGGTGACACTGTATGACCGGGATAACTCCGAGTTCACTGTAGCAGAGACTACTCCGACTGGTTCTTTCTCCTTGGGTACTTACAGA GCTCTTCATTTCCCGTGTCAGCACGCACTTGCGTGCTGTGCATACTCACGGGTCACCTGGACCTCTTACGTTCACAGCGTCTATCAGATTAGCTCGGTCTTCAATGTGTATCGGATGGGATTCACACCTCCCATCCCGGAGGACTTCTGGCCACCTTACGACGGGCCCACAGTGATTCCAGACCCTGCCATGAGGCGTGCCAGAGAGGGTCGTCCTAGATCCACTAGGATACGGACGAACATGGACGAGGCGGATCCGAATCGGCCAAAGAGGTGCGGCCTATGTCGCCAACCTGGACACACGCGACGTAGTTGCCCACAGGTTGCAGGCTCGTCTCAGACAGGACACCATTAG
- the LOC130979446 gene encoding dof zinc finger protein DOF5.7-like: MIKEQGGGGGGGGGSKKSTTSGSSATTSSQQQEQQASVSALKCPRCDSPNTKFCYYNNYSLTQPRHFCKTCRRYWTKGGALRNVPIGGGCRKNKKLNKSSRLLSSPSSDSPGVGSSSDLAVLGGGLKFLHGLASSVPVPPSLDFHLGAAAAALPFPTRLHHPSSTIFNNNHHFASLLSTTSSNAFNIDPNHSSVIGLNNYAFSTGLGGGGGGAIEGISSAMNAHHHGSSNNIASSIESLSSMNQDLHWKLQQQRLAMLFGGGASGDDANNNQQKDVAGGGGLEKPQPILFQNLDGSSINRKEENTVIAPTEWFFGNSYPSVNPTPTTSTGGGSGGGGGAAGNDNGMNWVGVGWGDVQHQYSALP; encoded by the coding sequence ATGATAAAAGAAcaaggtggtggtggtggtggtggcggtGGGAGCAAGAAAAGCACTACATCGGGTTCCAGCGCAACCACGTCATCACAGCAACAAGAACAACAAGCATCAGTAAGTGCTCTAAAGTGTCCAAGATGCGATTCACCAAACACAAAATTCTGTTACTACAACAACTACAGCCTCACGCAGCCACGTCACTTCTGCAAGACTTGCCGAAGGTACTGGACCAAAGGCGGTGCCTTGAGGAACGTTCCCATTGGCGGAGGCTGCCGTAAGAACAAGAAGCTCAATAAGTCTTCAAGATTACTTTCTTCTCCCTCATCTGACTCCCCTGGAGTTGGATCTTCTTCAGACCTTGCTGTTCTTGGTGGTGGCCTTAAGTTCCTCCATGGTCTCGCTTCTTCAGTTCCCGTACCTCCTTCTCTTGATTTTCACCTTGGTGCTGCTGCAGCTGCCTTACCTTTCCCTACAAGACTCCACCACCCTTCTTCTACCATCTTCAACAACAACCATCACTTCGCTTCGTTGCTATCAACAACTTCTTCTAACGCCTTCAACATTGATCCTAATCATTCTTCTGTTATCGGTTTGAATAATTACGCGTTTTCGACGGGGTTAggcggtggtggtggtggtgcaATCGAGGGGATAAGCTCCGCCATGAACGCTCATCATCATGGTAGTAGTAATAACATTGCTTCTTCTATTGAGTCGTTGAGTTCTATGAACCAGGACTTGCACTGGAAGCTACAACAGCAAAGGTTGGCCATGCTTTTTGGCGGTGGTGCCAGCGGAGATGATgccaacaataatcaacaaaaaGACGTTGCCGGCGGCGGTGGACTTGAGAAGCCGCAACCGATTTTGTTTCAGAATCTTGACGGTTCTTCAATcaacagaaaagaagaaaataccGTAATTGCCCCAACTGAGTGGTTCTTTGGAAACTCTTATCCCTCGGTGAATCCTACGCCAACCACAAGTACCGGCGGTGGCAGCGGCGGCGGCGGTGGTGCTGCCGGCAATGATAACGGAATGAATTGGGTTGGTGTTGGTTGGGGTGACGTGCAACATCAATACAGTGCTTTGCCCTAG
- the LOC130979445 gene encoding uncharacterized protein LOC130979445, translating to MYCHTSTTSYDDLVSAVLMKLGLRVRTGKKFFYRIPVTVLQNTVKYDCFTINNDADLQVMFLCRRQFPEVRTPELLGPLVDVYPAPAVRTIPVTVLQNTVKYDCFTINNDADLQVMFLCRRQFPEVRTPELLARLVDVVSSSGGSNRNTNTIANAAGSSSRPAVASSSVPVYEPVVQHVASPSFAVDLNATEGDEVVERENLPNALVGVAPVGVGDGFLDDEDEDDVEPDMIDDDSADDIGATGPALEVGGSRSGTQQYPPHFSSLDLDAMRHEGVLGHAVGFGARDAEGSTGLTEFQVGQQFQDKDEALLSVKTYSIRRGVQYKVVESDHRRYVGKCSEFGNGCTWLIRLSLRKRKGIWEVKRYNGPHTCLATSISSDHRSLDYHVISAFIMPMVRADASVSIKVLLNATAAHFGFRPTYRRVWMAKQKSIALIYGDWDESYNDLPRWVLGVQLTMPGSVVVLKTSPVRVGGQVDESQAYFHRLFWTFPPCIEAFRHCKPLISIDGTHLYGKYGGTLLIAIAQDGNSNILPVAFALVEGENAESWTFFLSHLRQHVTPQPGLLVISDRHNGIKAALEAPDGGWLPPSAYRAFCIRHVAANFALTFKGKDARRLLVNAAYAKTEVEFDYWFDILRSEDPAMCEWANRIDYSFGLSIVMRGGDSVT from the coding sequence ATGTATTGTCATACATCTACGACGAGTTACGATGACCTTGTTAGCGCTGTACTAATGAAGCTTGGTCTGAGGGTGCGAACGGGTAAGAAGTTTTTCTATCGCATTCCAGTCACGGTGCTACAGAATACGGTGAAGTATGATTGCTTCACGATTAATAATGATGCGGACTTGCAAGTAATGTTTCTCTGTCGGCGGCAGTTTCCGGAGGTGAGGACACCGGAGTTGTTGGGCCCGCTGGTTGATGTTTATCCAGCTCCGGCGGTTCGAACTATTCCAGTCACGGTGCTACAGAATACGGTGAAGTATGATTGCTTCACGATTAATAATGATGCGGACTTGCAAGTAATGTTTCTCTGTCGGCGGCAGTTTCCGGAGGTGAGGACACCGGAGTTGTTGGCCCGGCTGGTTGATGTTGTATCCAGCTCCGGCGGTTCGAACAGGAATACGAACACTATAGCGAATGCAGCAGGTTCTAGTTCCCGGCCTGCCGTTGCTTCCTCGTCCGTCCCTGTGTACGAACCAGTGGTTCAACATGTCGCCTCCCCATCTTTCGCTGTTGACCTCAATGCCACCGAAGGCGACGAGGTAGTGGAAAGGGAAAATTTGCCGAACGCTTTAGTGGGAGTTGCACCTGTTGGCGTAGGAGACGGTTTTTTGGACGATGAAGACGAGGATGACGTCGAGCCGGATATGATTGACGATGATAGCGCTGATGATATTGGAGCGACTGGGCCTGCATTGGAGGTAGGTGGTTCTAGATCTGGCACACAGCAGTATCCACCACATTTTTCCTCATTGGACTTGGACGCCATGAGACATGAGGGGGTTTTAGGGCACGCTGTTGGATTCGGAGCTAGAGATGCGGAAGGGAGTACTGGTCTGACAGAGTTCCAGGTTGGTCAGCAATTCCAGGATAAAGATGAGGCCCTTTTAAGTGTGAAGACTTACAGCATCCGGCGAGGGGTACAGTACAAGGTGGTGGAGTCCGATCACCGCCGGTATGTGGGCAAGTGTTCCGAGTTTGGGAATGGGTGCACATGGTTGATTCGACTGAGTCTCCGGAAGCGCAAGGGCATCTGGGAGGTCAAACGGTACAATGGACCTCACACTTGCCTGGCCACATCCATCTCTAGTGACCACAGGAGTTTGGATTATCATGTGATTTCGGCTTTCATTATGCCAATGGTTAGGGCCGATGCATCCGTGAGCATCAAGGTGCTCCTGAACGCCACGGCAGCGCACTTTGGTTTTAGGCCGACTTACCGGAGGGTTTGGATGGCGAAGCAGAAATCTATTGCCCTCATATACGGTGACTGGGATGAGTCCTACAACGACCTGCCTAGGTGGGTCTTGGGTGTCCAGCTGACGATGCCTGGGAGTGTTGTGGTCCTGAAGACGAGCCCGGTTCGAGTTGGAGGACAGGTGGACGAATCTCAAGCGTACTTCCACAGACTTTTCTGGACTTTCCCGCCCTGCATCGAGGCATTCCGTCATTGCAAGCCGCTAATCAGCATTGACGGCACACATTTGTATGGGAAGTATGGGGGAACGTTGCTCATCGCGATTGCACAGGATGGGAACTCCAACATTCTACCTGTGGCATTCGCACTAGTAGAGGGTGAGAACGCGGAATCCTGGACATTCTTTCTCTCACACCTTCGACAGCACGTGACCCCGCAGCCCGGTCTGCTGGTTATATCGGACAGGCACAACGGCATCAAAGCTGCGCTTGAGGCCCCTGACGGCGGTTGGCTACCGCCATCTGCGTACCGTGCATTCTGCATACGACACGTTGCGGCTAATTTTGCCCTAACCTTCAAGGGCAAAGACGCTAGGAGGCTACTAGTGAACGCGGCGTATGCGAAGACCGAGGTTGAATTTGATTACTGGTTTGATATCCTGCGATCTGAAGATCCGGCGATGTGTGAGTGGGCGAACCGGATTGATTACTCGTTTGGACTCAGCATCGTGATGAGGGGCGGAGATTCGGTCACATGA
- the LOC130982303 gene encoding probable mannitol dehydrogenase has product MASAQVPEFEHPKKAFGWAARDPSGHLSPFHFSRRETGDKDVAFKVLYCGICHSDLHMVKNEWGFSIYPMVPGHEVVGVVTQVGSKVQKYKIGDRVGVGCLVQSCRTCQDCNDNLENYCSSYTLTYGAKSSDGTVTYGGYSDSMVVDEHFVVRIPNELPLDAAAPLLCAGITVYSPLRYFGLDKPGLHVGVVGLGGLGHMAVKFAKAFGAKVTVISTSPNKKQEAMQHLGADSFLISSNQDQMQAAKETLDGIIDTVSAVHSLVPLIGLLKSHGKLVMVGAPEKPLELPIIPLLMGRKLIAGSGIGGLKETQEMIDFAAEHNVKPDIEVIPIDYVNEAMERLIKADVKYRFVIDIGNTLKQSS; this is encoded by the exons ATGGCATCAGCACAAGTACCTGAATTCGAGCATCCTAAGAAGGCTTTCGGTTGGGCTGCCAGGGACCCCTCTGGTCATCTATCCCCTTTCCATTTCTCTAGAAG AGAAACCGGTGACAAGGATGTGGCATTCAAAGTGTTGTACTGTGGGATTTGTCACTCGGACCTGCACATGGTGAAGAACGAATGGGGCTTCTCCATCTATCCTATGGTCCCTGG GCATGAAGTTGTTGGTGTAGTGACACAAGTGGGAAGCAAGGTTCAAAAGTATAAAATTGGAGACAGAGTCGGCGTGGGATGCTTGGTTCAATCGTGCCGAACTTGTCAAGACTGTAACGATAATCTTGAAAATTATTGCTCCTCATATACTCTAACATACGGTGCAAAATCCAGCGATGGAACCGTCACATATGGAGGCTACTCTGACTCAATGGTTGTTGATGAGCACTTTGTGGTTCGAATTCCAAATGAGTTACCTCTTGATGCTGCTGCTCCTCTGCTATGTGCTGGGATCACAGTGTATAGCCCTCTCAGATATTTTGGACTAGACAAACCAGGCTTGCATGTTGGTGTCGTTGGTCTTGGTGGGTTAGGCCACATGGCAGTCAAATTTGCCAAGGCTTTTGGGGCTAAAGTCACAGTAATTAGTACCTCACCCAACAAAAAACAGGAAGCAATGCAACATTTAGGAGCTGATTCTTTTTTGATAAGTAGCAACCAAGATCAGATGCAG GCTGCAAAGGAAACTTTGGATGGTATCATTGATACAGTTTCAGCTGTTCATTCTCTCGTACCTCTCATTGGTTTATTAAAGTCACATGGAAAACTTGTAATGGTTGGAGCACCTGAGAAGCCTCTAGAACTGCCAATCATTCCATTACTTATGG GGAGAAAGTTAATAGCCGGTAGTGGTATCGGAGGGTTAAAAGAGACTCAGGAGATGATTGATTTTGCTGCAGAACACAATGTGAAACCTGACATCGAGGTCATTCCTATTGATTATGTGAACGAAGCAATGGAGCGCCTCATCAAAGCAGATGTGAAATATCGCTTCGTCATTGACATTGGAAATACTCTAAAACAAAGCTCTTAA
- the LOC130982302 gene encoding probable mannitol dehydrogenase 3, protein MAPSSQPEFEHPRKAFGWAARDSSGVLSPFNFSRREIGEKDVALKVLYCGICHTDLHMVKNDWGNSIYPMVPGHEVVGIVKEVGSKVQKYKVGDKVGVGYFVESCRSCQNCIDNLENYCPKNIVTQGAKNIDGTTTYGGYSDSMVVDERFVIRIPEGLPLDAAAPLLCAGITVYSPLKYYGLDKPGLHVGIVGLGGLGHMAVKFAKAHGAKVTVISTSPNKKDEAIIHLGADSFLVSHDLEQMEGAKESLDGIIDTVSALHSIIPLIGLLKTHGKLVMVGAVSKPLEVPAFPLIMGRKLVAGSLVGGLKETQEMIDFAAKHNVKPEIEVVPMDYVNVAMERLAKADVKYRFVIDVENSLKPSS, encoded by the exons ATGGCACCATCATCACAACCTGAATTTGAGCATCCTAGGAAGGCATTTGGATGGGCAGCAAGGGATTCTTCTGGAGTTCTCTCCCCTTTCAATTTCTCTAGAAG GGAAATTGGAGAGAAAGACGTTGCATTAAAAGTGTTGTATTGTGGTATATGCCACACGGACCTGCACATGGTGAAGAACGACTGGGGCAATTCCATCTACCCAATGGTCCCCGG GCATGAAGTAGTTGGCATAGTGAAAGAGGTGGGAAGCAAAGTACAAAAGTACAAAGTTGGAGACAAAGTGGGTGTGGGATACTTCGTGGAATCTTGTCGCTCCTGCCAAAATTGTATTGACAATCTTGAGAATTACTGTCCCAAAAACATTGTAACACAAGGTGCCAAAAACATCGATGGTACCACCACTTATGGTGGTTACTCTGACTCAATGGTTGTTGATGAACGCTTTGTGATTCGAATTCCTGAAGGGCTACCTCTTGATGCTGCGGCTCCTCTCCTTTGTGCTGGGATTACAGTGTACAGCCCTCTTAAATATTATGGGCTTGATAAGCCTGGTTTGCATGTGGGTATAGTTGGGCTTGGTGGGCTTGGCCATATGGCAGTGAAGTTTGCCAAAGCCCATGGGGCTAAGGTCACTGTCATTAGTACCTCACCCAACAAAAAAGACGAAGCAATAATACATTTGGGAGCTGATTCATTTTTGGTTAGTCATGATCTAGAGCAGATGGAG GGTGCAAAAGAAAGTTTGGATGGCATCATTGACACAGTTTCTGCTCTTCATTCCATTATACCTCTAATTGGCTTATTAAAGACTCATGGAAAACTTGTTATGGTTGGGGCAGTTTCGAAGCCTCTGGAAGTGCCAGCCTTTCCTTTGATTATGG GAAGAAAACTTGTTGCTGGTAGTCTGGTTGGAGGGTTGAAAGAGACACAAGAAATGATTGATTTTGCTGCAAAACATAATGTGAAGCCTGAGATTGAAGTTGTTCCCATGGATTACGTGAACGTTGCAATGGAGCGCCTCGCTAAAGCTGATGTCAAATATCGATTCGTCATTGATGTTGAAAACTCGCTAAAACCAAGCTCTTGA
- the LOC130982305 gene encoding probable mannitol dehydrogenase, with translation MAASQHESEHPKKAFGWAARDSTGFLSPFNFSRRETGEKDVTLKILYCGICHTDLHLSRNDFGVSIYPLVPGHEIVGEVTEVGSKVEKFKIGDKVGVGTMVDSCRSCQSCVDNLESYCPKKIPTYGFKNVDGTTTYGGFSDTMVAHEDFVILIPHGLPLDAAAPLLCAGITVYSPLRYFGLDKPGLHLAVVGLGGLGHLAVKFAKAFGAKVTVVSTSPHKKKEALENLGADSFVISTDQDQMQGVIGTMDGIIDTISADHPLLHLLGMLKSHGKLVLVGAVAKLELPVFPLIMGRKIVAGSSVGGLKETQEMIDFAAEHNVKAEIEVIPVDYINTAMDRLHKADVKYRFVIDIGNTLKSTS, from the exons ATGGCAGCATCACAACATGAATCTGAGCATCCTAAGAAGGCTTTCGGATGGGCAGCAAGAGATTCTACTGGTTTTCTTTCCCCTTTTAACTTCTCAAGAAG GGAAACGGGTGAGAAAGATGTGACCTTGAAAATATTGTACTGTGGAATATGCCACACTGACCTTCACTTGTCCAGGAACGACTTCGGCGTTTCCATTTATCCATTAGTACCAGG GCATGAGATAGTTGGGGAAGTGACAGAGGTGGGAAGCAAGGTAGAAAAGTTCAAGATTGGGGACAAAGTGGGTGTTGGAACCATGGTTGACTCCTGCCGTTCATGCCAAAGCTGTGTTGACAACCTTGAGAGTTATTGTCCAAAAAAGATTCCCACCTATGGATTTAAGAATGTCGACGGCACAACCACATACGGAGGCTTTTCCGACACCATGGTAGCCCACGAGGACTTCGTGATTCTTATTCCCCACGGACTACCACTTGATGCAGCCGCCCCTCTGCTCTGTGCTGGGATTACAGTTTATAGCCCCCTCCGGTACTTCGGACTCGATAAGCCCGGTTTACATCTTGCTGTGGTTGGTCTTGGCGGCTTAGGCCACCTGGCTGTCAAGTTCGCCAAAGCCTTTGGCGCTAAGGTCACGGTTGTTAGTACATCGCCTCATAAAAAGAAGGAGGCCTTGGAAAATTTGGGAGCTGACTCCTTTGTCATAAGCACTGACCAAGAtcagatgcag GGTGTTATTGGTACAATGGATGGTATTATTGACACGATTTCTGCAGATCATCCTTTGTTACATTTGCTTGGAATGTTGAAGTCTCATGGAAAGCTTGTATTGGTTGGTGCAGTAGCGAAGCTAGAGCTGCCAGTGTTTCCTTTAATCATGG GGAGAAAAATAGTAGCTGGTAGTAGCGTTGGAGGGTTAAAGGAGACTCAAGAAATGATTGACTTTGCTGCTGAGCATAATGTAAAAGCTGAGATTGAAGTCATTCCTGTTGACTATATCAACACAGCAATGGACCGTCTTCACAAAGCAGATGTGAAATATAGATTTGTCATTGATATCGGAAACACACTCAAGTCTACCTCTTAA